In Actinomycetota bacterium, the following proteins share a genomic window:
- the purH gene encoding bifunctional phosphoribosylaminoimidazolecarboxamide formyltransferase/IMP cyclohydrolase, translated as MVKIRRALISVSDKRGVVEFTKGLRDFGVEIISTGGTAKVLEDAGVPVKKVSQITKFPEILNGRVKTLHPLIHGALLADRSKESHLETLKEHDIEPIDLVVVNLYPFTETISREGVTLAEAIEQIDIGGPSMIRSAAKNFEGVAVVVQPERYDEVLNEMRRNNGCISRETCLDLAIDAFRHTAHYDEAIYHYLARDLEEFPRLLDLSFEKIQDLRYGENPHQKAAFYREIGAPPHSLVYAQQLHGKELSFNNILDLDAAWSLACEFTVPAAVVIKHTNPCGVGLASDICTAYDRAYASDPVSAFGGIVALNRVVDEALSKKLTSTFLEVVIAPAYLEEALEILTQKKNLIIMYMGEERELMVGLKDIKRVEGGIVVQDVDRIRESRDEMKVVTRIHPSEKQWDDLLFAWRVAKHVKSNAIVLAKDLATVGVGAGQMSRVDAVDIAFKKAGERAKNSSLASDAFFPFRDAVDLAAKAGVKAIIQPGGSIRDDEIIAAADEHKIAMVLTGRRHFRH; from the coding sequence ATGGTTAAAATAAGGCGGGCGTTAATTAGCGTCTCCGATAAGCGAGGTGTGGTGGAGTTCACTAAAGGCTTGAGGGACTTCGGAGTGGAGATAATCTCAACGGGAGGAACAGCAAAGGTTTTGGAAGATGCGGGGGTGCCGGTTAAAAAGGTTTCCCAGATTACGAAATTCCCCGAGATATTGAACGGTAGGGTGAAAACCCTCCATCCATTGATTCATGGAGCTCTTTTGGCTGATAGAAGCAAGGAGTCCCATCTTGAGACACTCAAGGAGCACGACATAGAGCCAATCGATTTGGTGGTGGTGAATCTCTATCCCTTTACCGAGACCATTTCCAGGGAGGGTGTGACTTTAGCCGAAGCCATAGAGCAAATCGATATCGGTGGTCCGTCCATGATCCGCTCCGCGGCCAAGAACTTTGAGGGTGTGGCGGTCGTGGTGCAGCCTGAGAGATACGATGAAGTACTCAACGAAATGCGACGGAACAATGGTTGTATTTCCAGGGAGACATGCCTTGATTTGGCCATCGATGCCTTCAGACATACGGCCCATTATGATGAGGCGATCTATCATTACCTGGCGAGGGATTTAGAAGAATTCCCCAGACTCCTCGATCTCTCCTTTGAAAAAATTCAGGATTTAAGATATGGCGAGAATCCACACCAAAAGGCGGCTTTTTATCGAGAGATCGGCGCACCACCACATTCTTTGGTTTATGCTCAGCAACTTCACGGGAAAGAGCTATCCTTCAACAATATCCTGGATTTGGATGCCGCGTGGTCTCTGGCCTGCGAATTCACTGTGCCCGCGGCGGTAGTCATCAAACACACGAATCCCTGTGGAGTCGGTCTCGCCAGCGATATATGTACCGCTTACGATAGGGCTTATGCCTCCGATCCCGTCTCCGCCTTCGGGGGCATCGTCGCCCTGAACCGGGTGGTCGATGAAGCTTTGTCCAAGAAGCTCACATCCACTTTTCTTGAGGTTGTAATCGCCCCTGCCTATCTCGAAGAAGCCCTGGAGATTCTGACCCAAAAGAAGAATTTGATCATCATGTACATGGGAGAAGAGAGGGAGCTGATGGTTGGTTTGAAGGACATCAAACGGGTGGAAGGCGGAATTGTGGTCCAGGACGTTGATCGAATTCGAGAGAGTAGAGACGAGATGAAGGTAGTGACCAGAATTCATCCCTCGGAGAAGCAATGGGACGATCTTCTTTTCGCCTGGCGGGTGGCAAAGCACGTCAAGTCAAATGCCATTGTCCTTGCCAAGGATCTAGCCACGGTGGGTGTGGGCGCGGGTCAGATGAGTAGGGTGGATGCTGTTGATATAGCCTTTAAAAAGGCTGGGGAGCGGGCAAAAAATTCCTCTTTGGCCTCGGATGCCTTCTTCCCCTTCAGGGACGCCGTTGATTTGGCCGCTAAGGCCGGAGTTAAGGCGATAATTCAGCCAGGGGGATCCATTCGAGACGATGAAATAATCGCCGCCGCGGATGAGCATAAGATAGCCATGGTGTTGACGGGGAGAAGACACTTCAGACACTAG